In a genomic window of Candidatus Microthrix parvicella Bio17-1:
- a CDS encoding FliA/WhiG family RNA polymerase sigma factor, which produces MTTKEETRVLIEANLNLVNHVVFQVAVHFPRHVDRQDLARAGALGLVEAAQRYDDARGVPFERFAAQRIRGAILDSVRSADWAPRSVRSMARRFDQMEQRLASELGRVPERDEVAKALGMTREEIHRLRDQTFRSVVLALESLVTDSSEEHVTLMDVLEDPKAVEPARELEGREMLAFLRDAVRLLPARQRLVIVGYFLEDKTSQELAVLLGVTESRISQMRTEALESMRRGIEAQYEPVEPQAQGRLAKRRAQYASAIGGACDWKVRLDHAPQLLPV; this is translated from the coding sequence GTGACCACGAAAGAAGAAACTCGAGTTCTGATCGAGGCCAACCTCAACCTGGTCAATCATGTGGTTTTTCAGGTAGCCGTCCATTTCCCTCGCCATGTCGATCGTCAGGATCTGGCACGAGCGGGTGCGCTCGGTTTGGTGGAGGCAGCGCAGCGTTACGACGACGCTCGTGGCGTCCCGTTCGAGCGATTTGCAGCGCAGCGCATCCGCGGCGCCATTCTGGACTCGGTCAGGTCGGCCGACTGGGCCCCGCGCTCGGTTCGGAGCATGGCCCGACGATTTGATCAGATGGAGCAGCGCCTGGCATCGGAGTTGGGACGAGTGCCCGAACGTGACGAGGTGGCCAAGGCCCTCGGAATGACCCGGGAAGAGATTCATCGGTTGCGGGACCAAACGTTCAGGTCGGTGGTGTTGGCCTTGGAGAGCCTGGTCACCGACTCGTCCGAGGAGCATGTGACGCTGATGGACGTGCTGGAGGACCCCAAGGCGGTGGAGCCGGCACGAGAGCTTGAGGGCCGAGAGATGCTCGCCTTCCTCCGGGATGCTGTGAGGCTGCTGCCTGCACGCCAGCGTCTGGTGATCGTCGGCTACTTCCTGGAGGACAAGACGTCGCAGGAGTTGGCCGTACTTCTGGGCGTCACCGAGAGCCGCATTTCACAGATGCGGACCGAGGCCTTGGAGTCGATGCGTAGGGGAATCGAGGCTCAGTACGAGCCGGTCGAACCTCAAGCGCAGGGCCGATTGGCCAAGCGTCGGGCGCAGTACGCGTCCGCCATTGGTGGCGCCTGTGATTGGAAGGTCCGCCTTGATCACGCACCGCAACTCCTGCCGGTGTGA
- a CDS encoding HNH endonuclease signature motif containing protein — protein sequence MSSGGRDLNKFSGKVCVEPTENGRISSNEASHFLREHDLSTEGSPQLAELIDLETQRRRIDHRQAVLIAEVAANGVCDILHGHTSPMWLAHRLQQPPQLCRSQVMTATRMARRYPALEAALGAQRIGWQHVKVFDSAANDRNWQDMADLLPQLIDLAQVATFERWAREVRGIGQRLDQDGGYDPATDPANNQLRVVSTTDGVTHLSGQLVGELALSIKAIIDDETNRVLSRFRADAEATNGATQVPSRAQAGAEALCEMLERSCGVRDGQGRLPEPEIIVVMKLDEGNDAPPELTDGEGNHLSPEILRFIIAAGVIRPMQVSTSGDPLRMGRTLRYANRHQRRALMIRDGGCVFPGCDRPASWCDAHHVDEWDHDGPTDIDNMAELCRHHHRVTHRPGWVMSRDPYFTDEVRFRWRTSSGQLISSQRHQQRRRHPAA from the coding sequence ATGTCCTCCGGCGGGAGAGATCTCAACAAATTCAGCGGCAAGGTTTGCGTCGAGCCGACCGAGAACGGACGCATCAGTAGCAACGAGGCGTCTCACTTTCTGCGAGAACACGACCTGTCCACCGAGGGTTCCCCGCAGTTGGCCGAGCTGATCGACCTCGAAACCCAACGACGGCGCATCGATCACCGCCAGGCCGTGCTCATCGCCGAGGTCGCCGCCAACGGAGTCTGCGACATCCTCCACGGGCACACCTCCCCCATGTGGCTGGCCCACCGGCTCCAACAACCGCCGCAGCTGTGTCGAAGCCAGGTGATGACCGCCACCCGCATGGCCCGCCGCTACCCTGCCCTCGAAGCAGCGCTTGGAGCCCAACGGATCGGCTGGCAACACGTCAAGGTGTTCGACTCGGCCGCCAACGACCGCAATTGGCAGGACATGGCCGACCTGCTGCCCCAGCTGATCGATCTCGCCCAAGTCGCCACCTTCGAACGCTGGGCCCGAGAAGTTCGAGGCATCGGGCAAAGACTCGACCAGGATGGCGGCTACGACCCCGCCACCGACCCGGCCAACAACCAACTCCGCGTGGTATCGACCACCGACGGTGTAACCCATCTCTCCGGACAGTTGGTCGGCGAGCTGGCACTCTCGATCAAGGCAATCATCGACGACGAGACCAACCGGGTCCTCAGCCGCTTCCGCGCCGACGCCGAAGCAACCAATGGCGCGACCCAGGTCCCCAGCCGCGCCCAGGCCGGCGCCGAGGCACTCTGCGAAATGTTGGAACGCTCATGCGGCGTGCGCGATGGTCAGGGCAGGCTTCCCGAACCCGAGATCATCGTCGTGATGAAGCTCGACGAAGGAAACGATGCGCCCCCCGAGCTCACCGACGGCGAGGGCAATCACCTGTCACCCGAGATCCTTCGCTTCATCATTGCCGCCGGCGTGATCCGCCCGATGCAGGTTTCCACCTCGGGCGACCCACTCCGCATGGGACGTACCCTTCGGTACGCCAACCGCCACCAACGGCGGGCACTCATGATCCGCGACGGCGGATGCGTCTTCCCCGGCTGCGACCGGCCGGCCTCGTGGTGCGACGCCCACCACGTCGACGAATGGGACCATGATGGCCCCACCGATATCGACAACATGGCCGAATTGTGTCGCCACCACCACCGAGTGACCCACCGGCCCGGTTGGGTGATGAGCCGAGACCCCTATTTCACCGACGAAGTCAGATTCAGATGGCGAACGTCATCCGGTCAGCTCATCAGCTCACAACGACATCAGCAGCGCCGGCGACATCCCGCTGCGTAA
- a CDS encoding class II aldolase/adducin family protein: MATNMPTAVERTPHNPFAERSPEDERLHRKQRLAVAFRIFGRLGFDEGVAGHITARDPLRDDCFWVNPFGMSFKQIRVADLLLVDHHGEVVEGSWPVNQAAFAIHSQVHAARPDVVAAAHSHSLHGKAFSSLHRPLRPLTQDACIFFEDHVLDPDYGGVANDVEEGKRIATALGGNKAAILANHGPLTVGATVEEATFWFVTMERTCQAELLAMAAGEPQPIPDDIARGVRDQVGSSLAGWFSAQPLFDWMEAEQPDCLEGS; the protein is encoded by the coding sequence ATGGCCACGAACATGCCGACCGCCGTCGAGCGCACTCCCCACAACCCCTTCGCCGAGCGATCCCCCGAGGACGAACGCCTGCACCGCAAGCAGCGTCTGGCGGTCGCCTTCCGCATCTTTGGCCGCCTCGGCTTCGACGAGGGCGTCGCCGGGCACATCACCGCCCGCGATCCCCTGCGAGACGACTGCTTCTGGGTGAACCCCTTCGGCATGTCGTTCAAACAGATCCGGGTGGCCGACCTGCTGCTGGTGGACCACCACGGCGAGGTGGTGGAGGGCAGCTGGCCGGTCAACCAGGCGGCATTCGCCATCCACAGCCAGGTTCATGCCGCACGTCCCGACGTGGTGGCCGCCGCCCACTCGCACTCACTGCACGGCAAAGCGTTCTCCAGCCTTCACCGCCCACTTCGCCCCCTCACCCAGGACGCCTGCATCTTCTTCGAGGATCACGTGTTGGACCCCGACTATGGCGGCGTCGCCAACGATGTCGAAGAGGGCAAGCGCATCGCCACCGCGCTCGGCGGCAACAAGGCCGCCATCCTGGCCAACCACGGGCCGCTCACCGTGGGCGCGACCGTGGAGGAGGCCACGTTCTGGTTCGTCACCATGGAGCGCACCTGCCAGGCCGAGTTGCTGGCCATGGCGGCCGGCGAACCCCAACCGATTCCCGACGACATCGCCCGCGGCGTACGCGATCAGGTCGGCTCATCGCTGGCCGGCTGGTTCTCCGCGCAGCCACTGTTCGACTGGATGGAGGCCGAGCAGCCCGACTGCCTCGAAGGTTCCTAA
- a CDS encoding NAD(P)/FAD-dependent oxidoreductase, with product MTDIAIIGGGIAGVSAAYWLALHPSAPSVTVLEAEATLAHHTTGRSAAQLIPNLGAEPLRPLTVASVPFFRQPPDGFAEHPLVSSRAVITVAPPGEEASLDEQLRAARRVDPGATEVEYSEAVGLFPALRREAFGRGMLEPSGDDIDVAALHQAFTVGARRAGATVERAWRLAAAELSSGSGSSGSGDHPRWNLIAEDGRTLSAATVVNTAGAWGDVVAGICGLPGVDLEPRRRTAFMTPSGVAGSAEWPMVVDVAHRWYVKPDGPQLLCSPADQTPSAPCDAKPEELDVALAIERINEATTLGIRTVASAWAGLRTFAPDESMVIGPDPGMPGFVWCVGQGGTGIQTAPAAGRLLADLTLDGAPSAFFDGVTLDLAALTPHRLVGR from the coding sequence ATGACGGACATAGCGATCATCGGCGGGGGGATCGCCGGGGTATCGGCCGCCTACTGGTTGGCCCTCCACCCCAGCGCGCCGTCGGTCACGGTGCTCGAAGCCGAGGCCACCCTGGCGCACCACACCACCGGACGGTCGGCCGCTCAGCTCATCCCCAACCTGGGCGCCGAACCGCTTCGACCCTTGACAGTGGCGTCGGTGCCGTTTTTTCGACAACCACCTGACGGGTTCGCCGAGCACCCGCTGGTGAGTTCGCGGGCCGTCATCACCGTGGCCCCACCAGGCGAGGAGGCATCGCTCGACGAACAGTTGCGAGCCGCCCGACGCGTCGATCCCGGTGCCACCGAGGTCGAATACTCCGAGGCGGTCGGGTTGTTTCCCGCGCTGCGACGAGAGGCGTTTGGGCGGGGCATGCTGGAACCGTCAGGCGACGACATCGATGTTGCCGCGCTGCATCAGGCCTTCACCGTGGGCGCCCGACGCGCCGGGGCCACGGTCGAACGGGCGTGGCGCCTCGCCGCAGCCGAGCTCAGTTCAGGCAGCGGCAGTTCAGGCAGCGGCGATCACCCTCGCTGGAACCTCATCGCCGAGGACGGCCGGACACTGTCAGCAGCGACAGTGGTGAACACCGCCGGGGCATGGGGCGACGTCGTGGCCGGCATCTGCGGCCTGCCCGGCGTCGATCTGGAACCCCGACGTCGCACGGCGTTCATGACACCCAGTGGTGTCGCTGGATCGGCAGAGTGGCCCATGGTGGTGGACGTGGCCCATCGCTGGTACGTGAAGCCCGACGGGCCACAGCTGTTGTGTTCGCCTGCCGACCAGACACCGTCAGCGCCATGCGATGCCAAGCCGGAGGAACTCGATGTGGCCCTGGCAATCGAGCGAATCAACGAGGCCACCACGCTGGGAATCCGCACGGTTGCCTCGGCCTGGGCCGGGCTGCGGACCTTTGCCCCGGACGAGTCGATGGTGATCGGCCCCGATCCTGGGATGCCCGGCTTCGTGTGGTGCGTGGGCCAGGGTGGCACCGGCATACAGACCGCACCCGCCGCCGGACGTCTGCTGGCCGACCTCACGTTGGACGGGGCACCTTCGGCGTTCTTCGATGGGGTCACGCTCGACCTTGCGGCGCTCACCCCACATCGCCTGGTCGGCCGATAG